One window of Candidatus Omnitrophota bacterium genomic DNA carries:
- the secD gene encoding protein translocase subunit SecD has protein sequence MNKSLQWKIIGIVAIILFSLWLIWPPLALKDKDGNILEKGKINLGLDLQGGMHVVLRVDASKLSAEAKKDALDRAIEVIRNRIDQFGVGEMSIQKQGKDRIIVQLPGVTDRDRALELIGKTAHLEFKLVSDNQEDIKKAVNNEEVPGYELKYFDKGQGGREPLLIAKNASFTGDLLVDARTEFSSKGFGEPYVSIRLNNKGADIFAGVTAANIGKRLAIVLDGEIRSAPMIRETIPSGQAQITGSFSADEANDLAVVLRAGALPAPVIVEEERTVGPLLGADSIKSGVRATLIGALLVFLFMIFYYRMAGVVADIALGMNLLFILACLSLFHGTLTLPGIAGLILTIGMSVDANILIYERIREELNAGKGIKSAIATGYNRAFSAILDSNLTTIVAAALIFKFGTGPVRGFAVTLTIGLLANLFTAITCTRAIFELLYEQFGLAKLTMMQFFHKTSIDFISKRKICYTISAVIIIVGLVTFFARGEKNFGVDFTGGTLEQIMFQKPVKVDEIRSALKEIGSGNASIQQYGNPREVIIRTPDDISKNISDVFKQRFSDNPYQVMKIETVGPAVGKNLKQNATTSLILGIMGILVYIMFRFSLKYGIAGVVALFHDVLIVVGALALTRREFDLTIVAALLTIAGYSINDTIVIFDRIRENMRLVKKANFTEIVNMSINQTFSRTILTTAVTMLVVIALLFWGGEVLNSFAFCLCVGMIAGVYSTIFIASPLIISWRKHGSTK, from the coding sequence ATGAACAAGTCTTTACAGTGGAAAATAATCGGAATAGTGGCTATTATACTCTTTTCCTTATGGCTTATATGGCCGCCGCTTGCACTTAAGGATAAAGACGGCAATATACTTGAAAAAGGCAAGATAAATCTAGGCCTTGACCTCCAGGGAGGCATGCATGTCGTCCTCAGAGTGGACGCGTCCAAGCTTTCGGCTGAGGCAAAGAAAGATGCGCTGGACAGGGCCATAGAAGTAATACGCAATAGAATTGACCAATTCGGCGTAGGCGAGATGAGCATCCAGAAGCAGGGCAAGGACCGCATAATAGTGCAGCTTCCGGGCGTTACCGATAGAGACAGGGCCCTTGAGCTTATTGGCAAAACCGCCCACTTGGAATTCAAGCTCGTTTCAGACAATCAGGAAGATATAAAAAAGGCGGTTAATAACGAAGAAGTTCCCGGCTACGAATTGAAGTATTTTGATAAAGGCCAGGGCGGCCGCGAGCCGCTTCTTATAGCTAAAAATGCCTCGTTTACCGGTGATTTACTGGTGGACGCGAGAACTGAATTTAGCTCAAAAGGTTTCGGTGAGCCTTACGTATCGATCCGTTTAAATAACAAAGGCGCCGATATATTCGCCGGTGTTACAGCGGCTAATATCGGGAAAAGGCTTGCGATAGTGCTGGATGGAGAAATCCGCTCAGCACCCATGATACGCGAGACGATTCCTTCAGGGCAGGCGCAGATAACGGGTAGTTTTTCCGCCGATGAGGCAAACGATCTGGCAGTCGTGCTTCGGGCCGGCGCGCTGCCGGCGCCGGTTATAGTGGAGGAGGAGAGGACAGTCGGCCCGCTTCTCGGCGCGGATTCCATAAAAAGCGGCGTAAGGGCGACGCTCATAGGCGCTCTACTTGTATTTTTATTTATGATCTTCTATTACCGCATGGCAGGCGTAGTGGCGGACATAGCGCTCGGCATGAACCTTCTTTTTATATTGGCGTGCCTTTCGCTTTTTCACGGTACGCTTACTTTGCCGGGTATAGCAGGTTTGATCCTAACCATCGGTATGTCAGTAGACGCCAATATTCTAATATACGAAAGGATAAGAGAGGAATTGAATGCCGGCAAAGGTATTAAGTCGGCCATTGCTACCGGTTATAACCGGGCATTTTCCGCAATACTCGATTCAAACCTTACAACAATAGTCGCGGCGGCGCTCATATTTAAATTCGGCACGGGGCCTGTACGCGGCTTTGCCGTTACATTGACCATCGGTCTTTTGGCGAACCTCTTTACGGCCATAACTTGCACAAGGGCGATCTTTGAATTGCTTTATGAACAGTTTGGCCTTGCAAAACTTACCATGATGCAATTTTTCCATAAGACCAGTATAGATTTTATAAGTAAGCGCAAGATCTGCTATACAATTTCGGCCGTAATAATAATAGTGGGGCTCGTTACCTTCTTTGCGCGCGGAGAAAAGAACTTCGGCGTAGATTTCACGGGCGGCACGCTTGAACAGATCATGTTCCAAAAACCGGTCAAGGTAGACGAGATCAGAAGCGCGCTTAAGGAGATAGGATCCGGCAATGCGTCTATTCAGCAATACGGTAATCCAAGAGAAGTCATAATAAGGACACCCGATGACATCTCCAAAAATATCTCCGATGTATTTAAGCAGAGATTCAGCGACAATCCGTATCAGGTCATGAAAATAGAGACCGTAGGGCCGGCAGTCGGCAAGAACCTGAAGCAGAATGCGACTACGAGTTTAATTTTGGGGATTATGGGCATACTCGTTTACATAATGTTCAGGTTCAGCCTTAAATACGGCATCGCCGGCGTGGTGGCGCTTTTTCATGACGTTCTTATAGTGGTGGGCGCTCTTGCCCTGACCCGCAGGGAGTTTGACCTTACGATAGTGGCGGCGCTCTTAACTATAGCCGGTTATTCTATAAACGACACCATAGTCATTTTTGACAGGATCAGGGAAAACATGCGGCTTGTCAAAAAGGCCAATTTCACAGAAATAGTCAATATGAGCATCAACCAGACTTTTTCAAGGACCATACTTACTACGGCGGTGACGATGCTTGTTGTCATTGCTTTGCTGTTCTGGGGCGGGGAAGTGCTGAACAGTTTTGCATTCTGCCTTTGTGTCGGGATGATAGCGGGTGTTTACTCGACCATTTTTATTGCGAGCCCTCTCATAATATCGTGGCGTAAGCACGGATCTACAAAATAG
- a CDS encoding cation diffusion facilitator family transporter produces the protein MSHQMGYEKGEKGSFISALTNGVLFIFKMFAGVVGNSNAMIADALDTLGDVMTSTGMIVGFKIAKQPPDAHHPYGHGRAESIIAKLLAIFLLLLGIKVACNSVTAIYEAIAHGRTYVPQQIAMIAAIVSIVVKLGLFQYLTILNRTLSSTSIAVYSWNIASDVFSSFVALIGIAGARLGMPLLDPIAALILSVLIIRIGVEAFHRAYDELMDAAPSKEVMNAIRKTTLFNKNVKAIKDVKVRKMGLELIIDMTIDLDKSISIEKGHAITDQVTKDILNKIPAAKEVFIHVEPFKGKR, from the coding sequence ATGTCTCACCAGATGGGGTACGAAAAAGGCGAAAAAGGGTCTTTTATAAGCGCCTTGACTAACGGCGTTCTTTTTATATTCAAGATGTTTGCCGGCGTAGTCGGGAATTCCAATGCTATGATAGCCGATGCGTTGGATACGCTGGGCGACGTCATGACCTCAACCGGCATGATAGTCGGCTTTAAAATCGCAAAACAACCGCCCGATGCCCATCATCCGTACGGCCATGGCCGCGCCGAATCCATAATAGCAAAACTGCTCGCAATATTTCTGCTTTTACTCGGAATTAAGGTTGCTTGCAATTCGGTTACTGCTATATACGAGGCCATTGCGCATGGTAGGACATATGTGCCGCAACAAATCGCGATGATCGCGGCCATCGTTTCTATCGTCGTGAAACTAGGGCTCTTCCAGTATCTGACTATCCTGAACAGGACATTATCCAGCACGAGTATCGCCGTCTATTCGTGGAATATCGCCTCCGACGTCTTTTCATCGTTTGTAGCGCTTATTGGCATAGCCGGAGCGCGGCTCGGTATGCCGCTTTTGGACCCGATCGCGGCGCTTATACTGTCTGTCTTAATAATAAGGATAGGGGTGGAGGCATTTCACAGGGCATATGATGAGCTTATGGATGCCGCGCCTTCCAAAGAAGTTATGAATGCCATAAGGAAGACAACCCTTTTTAATAAAAACGTCAAGGCGATCAAGGATGTCAAGGTCCGGAAGATGGGCCTTGAGCTCATAATAGATATGACTATAGATTTAGACAAGAGTATTTCTATCGAAAAAGGCCACGCGATAACCGACCAGGTCACCAAAGATATACTGAATAAGATCCCCGCGGCAAAGGAAGTTTTTATCCACGTAGAACCTTTCAAGGGAAAGAGATAA
- a CDS encoding alpha/beta hydrolase, with amino-acid sequence MPSKYRNKITLLLPFVLAICCVSFLTGCAYLPTKPSSSYTKQLYRRISYETEGRYRIMNIFYATTRNLKERKDESIYFNRELARHVTYGDVAVKINPAIKIGKMIPRRLKRQGVIGIQDVQKTDEDAFMQELKDVVANSPHNSLLVIVFGYNDDFESTAIKAAYFSYLLDVNTPVLLFDWPGDQFPLITGYKKAQKLAISSGPYLGDLLAKIIREVKPANLWLKASSLGCQVVCDAFDEMYKHSDLSDAEPEITHVVFAAPDVGEDEFDNQFKDEIAVFSDKLTAYVSSDDTALLISGVINKEKRLGRQAVKEHDELEESKDILYLKSLDPDRIALVDVTPINHASYKHGYYLESPEFYNDFYMRIKSGDSRANRCLYLMKIDDGVDYWVLRSN; translated from the coding sequence ATGCCCTCGAAATACAGAAATAAAATCACGCTGCTTTTACCATTTGTCCTGGCAATATGCTGCGTTTCATTCTTGACAGGATGCGCGTATCTTCCCACAAAACCTTCTTCGTCTTACACAAAACAGCTCTACAGGCGCATTTCGTACGAAACCGAAGGCCGCTACAGAATAATGAACATATTTTATGCCACAACGCGCAATCTCAAAGAGCGGAAGGATGAATCCATCTACTTTAATCGCGAGCTGGCTCGCCATGTGACATACGGCGATGTCGCGGTAAAGATAAATCCGGCTATAAAAATAGGCAAGATGATCCCCCGCCGCCTTAAGCGCCAAGGTGTCATAGGGATACAGGATGTACAAAAAACCGATGAGGATGCCTTTATGCAGGAGCTGAAGGATGTGGTAGCGAATTCGCCGCATAATTCCTTGCTCGTAATCGTCTTTGGCTATAATGATGATTTTGAATCCACGGCCATAAAGGCCGCGTATTTTTCGTACCTGTTAGACGTGAATACGCCCGTTTTACTCTTTGACTGGCCCGGAGACCAATTCCCGCTCATTACAGGATATAAAAAGGCTCAGAAGCTGGCGATAAGTTCGGGGCCATATCTGGGCGACCTGCTCGCAAAGATTATTCGCGAAGTAAAACCGGCGAATCTTTGGTTAAAGGCCTCGAGTCTCGGATGTCAAGTCGTTTGCGATGCATTTGACGAGATGTATAAACACAGCGACCTTTCTGACGCTGAGCCGGAAATAACCCATGTGGTATTCGCGGCACCGGATGTAGGTGAAGACGAATTTGACAATCAGTTCAAAGACGAGATAGCCGTGTTCTCGGATAAACTGACAGCGTATGTCTCATCCGATGATACAGCGCTCCTTATAAGCGGTGTAATCAATAAGGAAAAACGGCTCGGCCGCCAGGCGGTTAAAGAGCATGACGAGCTTGAAGAATCCAAGGATATACTGTACCTCAAGTCCCTCGACCCCGACCGCATCGCTCTTGTCGATGTGACCCCCATAAATCACGCGAGCTATAAACACGGCTACTACCTCGAATCGCCCGAATTCTACAACGACTTCTACATGCGCATAAAAAGTGGCGACTCCCGCGCAAACAGGTGCCTTTATCTTATGAAGATAGATGACGGGGTTGATTATTGGGTATTACGCAGTAATTAG